GTCACCGTGCGCATCAAGCCGGGGAGGGTCGACATCGACAAACTCAAAGCGCTCGCCAGCGAAGTTGCGAAAGGTCACGACCTGACCCCATGGCGAGTCGTGGCGGCCTTCAATCTGATCGGGAACCAGTTCGACCTTGCCTCCGCCCCCGGGCAGATCGACCACAAAATGAGGCACGCCCATCCCGCCGATGCGCCCGCGTAAATGATCCATGATCTGCAGACCGGTCGTCAGCGGCGTGCGAAAATGCGAGATCCCCGCGGCCATGTCGCACTGCAACATGTAGTAGGGGCGACATCCCAGGCGCAGCAGTTGGCGGTTGAGCTCCATCACCGTCTCCGGCTGGTCGTTGACGCCGCGCAAGAGCACCATCTGATTGCCAAGCACGCAGCCCGCATCCAGGAGCATCCTCAGCGCCCGGGCGCTCTCCTGGCTGAGTTCGTCCGGGTGATTGAAGTGCGTATGCACAAAGACCGGGCTCGCCGCCCGCAGGATCTCGCATAACTCCGGGGTGATGCGCTGCGGAAGAGTCACCGGGTTACGGGTGCCCAGGCGAATCACTTCCACATGCTCGATGGACCGCAATGCCTCCAGAATCTCGCGCAGACGGGCGTCCGAGAGCGTGAGGGGATCGCCCCCGCTGATCACCACGTCGCGGGCCGTGGGGGTGGTGCGGATGTAATGCAGTCCGGCCTCAATTTGATCGCGGGCCGCAGCCGTGGTCGGATCCGAGACTTTGCGCTTGCGAGTACAATGACGGCAGTACACCGGACAGTGGTGCGACACATAGAAGAGGACCCGGTCGGGATAACGATGCGTGATCCCGGGCACCGGCATATGCGCCTCTTCGGCCAGGGGATCCTCCAGCTCAAAATCGTAGTGGCGGAGTTCGCCAGGCTGGGGAAGTCCCTGCTGGCGCACCGGACAGCCCGGATTGGCCGTGGCCATCAATGCCGCGTAATGCGGTGTCACCGCCACCCGAAAGCGAGCCGCACTTTGCTCAAAGGCCCGGCGTTCGGCATCGCTCAGCGTGAGCACCTCCTCAAAGTGCTCGAGCTTGCGCAGACGGTTCTGATGTTGCCAGTGCCAGCTCTCCCAGCTGGCCCGGTCTACG
This window of the Lujinxingia litoralis genome carries:
- a CDS encoding KamA family radical SAM protein, whose translation is MTRIDFDPGPLPSLRSSYERRPARFSDVDRASWESWHWQHQNRLRKLEHFEEVLTLSDAERRAFEQSAARFRVAVTPHYAALMATANPGCPVRQQGLPQPGELRHYDFELEDPLAEEAHMPVPGITHRYPDRVLFYVSHHCPVYCRHCTRKRKVSDPTTAAARDQIEAGLHYIRTTPTARDVVISGGDPLTLSDARLREILEALRSIEHVEVIRLGTRNPVTLPQRITPELCEILRAASPVFVHTHFNHPDELSQESARALRMLLDAGCVLGNQMVLLRGVNDQPETVMELNRQLLRLGCRPYYMLQCDMAAGISHFRTPLTTGLQIMDHLRGRIGGMGVPHFVVDLPGGGGKVELVPDQIEGRHDSPWGQVVTFRNFAGERFEFVDVDPPRLDAHGDDER